The Devosia sp. A16 genome includes a window with the following:
- a CDS encoding M81 family metallopeptidase, which translates to MRLAIVGLSIEIMLASPAVTGISALQQFDATQMREGDLWMVRGMLARIAEDADIEPVPLYWATALPGGIMTAEAYDMVRRKTLGLLAETPDLDGVLVVNHGALEVEGLDADADADFVGAIRELVGPDLPIAVALDLHGDMTPALLAAGTVFSVLRTAPHRDDKSTGYRAADQLIRVIRNGLKPRKVAISLPILIPGETAVTSESPARELYGSLPEYDAVPGMMEANILLGFAWNDRPWTKCTAFAVSEDSAELALEQATRLAQSIWDRHEQFILRMQTAEVAEGLRLALTSPQRPVYVSDSGDNTTAGAAGELTTVLQAALDLGGNEDVIIAGITAPETVAALNAAGVGADVALLLGSEHLSRPKTARRVVAHVEACGEVLDLGGFQPYRSREAAWARVRIGNVVATFHAQPIGITTPEHFRAMGIDPEAHKLYVVKLGYLHPRIEDIAARHILLLSDGVSQLDMARLEWRRIARPTWPLDPDFAWTPAGNIYGDAA; encoded by the coding sequence ATGCGTCTCGCCATAGTCGGCCTCTCCATCGAAATCATGCTCGCCTCGCCGGCCGTGACCGGGATTTCGGCGCTGCAGCAATTCGATGCCACCCAGATGCGCGAGGGCGACCTGTGGATGGTGCGCGGCATGCTCGCCCGCATCGCCGAGGACGCCGACATCGAGCCAGTGCCGCTCTACTGGGCCACGGCGCTCCCCGGCGGCATCATGACCGCCGAGGCTTATGACATGGTCAGGCGCAAGACCCTCGGGCTGCTGGCCGAGACCCCCGACCTAGACGGCGTGCTGGTGGTCAACCATGGTGCGCTCGAAGTCGAAGGGCTCGATGCCGACGCCGATGCCGACTTCGTCGGCGCCATCCGCGAGCTGGTCGGGCCCGACCTGCCGATCGCCGTGGCGCTCGATCTGCATGGCGATATGACCCCTGCCCTGCTGGCGGCCGGCACGGTGTTCTCGGTGCTGCGCACCGCCCCGCACCGCGACGACAAGTCGACCGGCTACCGCGCCGCCGACCAGCTCATCCGGGTGATCCGCAACGGGCTGAAACCCAGGAAGGTGGCGATCAGCCTGCCGATCCTCATTCCCGGCGAAACCGCCGTGACGTCGGAAAGCCCGGCCCGCGAACTCTATGGCAGCCTGCCCGAGTACGACGCGGTGCCCGGCATGATGGAAGCCAATATCCTGTTGGGCTTCGCCTGGAACGATCGGCCCTGGACCAAATGCACGGCGTTCGCCGTCAGCGAGGACAGCGCCGAGCTGGCGCTCGAACAGGCAACCCGGCTCGCCCAATCGATCTGGGATCGGCACGAGCAGTTCATCCTGCGCATGCAGACCGCCGAAGTGGCCGAGGGCCTGCGGCTGGCGCTCACCAGCCCGCAGCGGCCGGTCTATGTGTCGGACTCCGGCGACAATACCACTGCCGGCGCTGCCGGCGAGCTGACCACCGTGCTGCAGGCGGCGCTGGACCTGGGCGGCAACGAGGACGTGATCATCGCCGGGATCACCGCCCCCGAGACCGTGGCGGCCCTCAACGCCGCCGGCGTCGGGGCCGATGTCGCGCTGCTGCTGGGCAGCGAGCATCTGTCGCGGCCGAAGACCGCGCGCCGGGTCGTCGCCCATGTCGAAGCCTGCGGCGAGGTCCTCGACCTCGGCGGTTTCCAGCCCTACCGCTCGCGCGAAGCGGCCTGGGCCAGGGTGCGGATCGGCAATGTCGTCGCCACGTTCCATGCGCAGCCGATCGGCATCACCACGCCGGAGCATTTTCGCGCCATGGGCATCGATCCAGAGGCCCATAAGCTCTACGTGGTCAAGCTCGGTTACCTGCACCCCCGCATCGAGGATATCGCCGCCCGGCACATCCTGCTGCTCAGCGACGGCGTCTCGCAACTCGATATGGCGCGGCTCGAATGGCGGCGCATCGCCCGGCCGACCTGGCCGCTCGACCCCGACTTCGCCTGGACCCCGGCCGGCAACATCTACGGCGACGCGGCCTGA
- a CDS encoding ABC transporter ATP-binding protein: MAVVKLDRVVKAYDQLQTVHGISLDIADGEFIVLVGPSGCGKSTTLRMVAGLETITDGEVQIGGRRVNELQPGDRDIAMVFQNYALYPHLSVAENIVFGLKLRKVGKAEIAERLQRTAEILGLEQLLERKPRQLSGGQRQRVAMGRALIRNPSVFLFDEPLSNLDAKLRVQMRTEIKALHARVPTTTIYVTHDQVEAMTLADRVVVMNKGRIEQIAAPEELYRNPATRFVAGFIGSPGMNFFTVTVTDGDNGLSVRLPDGQSLAVPASRSALFAELSGRPAVLGVRPEHLSLAEGGAPLSITAGLVEPLGMETLVHFTLGSEPAVARLLPQSSLRSGSTLRLSVDMDRVHLLDPATDAVLG; the protein is encoded by the coding sequence ATGGCAGTCGTAAAGCTCGACAGGGTCGTGAAGGCCTACGACCAGTTGCAGACGGTGCACGGCATCAGCCTCGATATCGCCGATGGCGAGTTCATCGTGCTGGTGGGCCCCTCCGGCTGCGGCAAATCCACCACGCTGCGCATGGTGGCGGGGCTCGAAACGATCACCGACGGTGAGGTGCAGATCGGCGGCCGGCGGGTCAACGAGCTGCAGCCGGGCGACCGCGACATCGCCATGGTGTTCCAGAACTATGCCCTTTACCCGCACCTCAGCGTCGCCGAGAACATCGTCTTCGGCCTGAAACTGCGCAAGGTCGGCAAGGCCGAGATCGCCGAGCGCTTGCAGCGCACGGCGGAAATCCTCGGGCTGGAGCAGTTGCTGGAGCGCAAGCCGCGGCAGCTTTCCGGCGGACAGCGCCAGCGTGTCGCCATGGGCCGCGCGCTGATCCGCAACCCCTCGGTGTTCCTGTTCGACGAGCCGCTGTCCAACCTCGATGCCAAACTGCGCGTGCAGATGCGCACCGAGATCAAGGCGCTGCACGCGCGGGTACCGACCACGACGATCTATGTGACGCACGACCAGGTAGAGGCGATGACGCTGGCCGACCGGGTGGTGGTGATGAACAAGGGCCGCATCGAGCAGATCGCCGCGCCCGAAGAGCTCTATCGCAATCCGGCCACCCGCTTCGTCGCCGGCTTCATCGGCTCGCCCGGCATGAACTTCTTCACCGTCACGGTGACTGATGGCGACAACGGGTTGTCCGTGCGCCTGCCCGATGGACAGAGCCTCGCGGTGCCGGCGTCGCGATCCGCCTTGTTTGCTGAGCTCAGCGGCAGGCCGGCCGTGCTGGGGGTCCGCCCCGAGCACCTGAGCCTCGCCGAGGGTGGTGCTCCGCTGAGCATCACGGCGGGCCTCGTCGAACCGCTCGGCATGGAGACGCTGGTGCATTTCACGCTCGGCAGCGAACCGGCAGTGGCGCGCCTCCTGCCGCAATCATCGCTGCGCAGCGGCTCCACCCTGCGCCTTTCCGTGGACATGGATCGCGTCCACCTGCTCGACCCCGCCACCGACGCCGTGCTCGGCTGA
- a CDS encoding M24 family metallopeptidase — MSHLQTVAVPEFGVPLVRPQIPAATLAARCDDVYRRAGTTWVFVYADREHNANILHLSGFDPRFEEAVLLLGPNGRRIVVTGNESESFTAISPLPDLEVRLSQSMSLMAQDRTKAPKLETVLREAGLKAGDTVGVVGWKYLEPEEWDEGGHGFLVPHYMIVLLARICGGYEALTDVTALLSHPQHGSRSIVDADQIAAFEWASTRASASVWNVVRHARPGMREIEAAAHLGYAGEPLSAHTMFASGDAGHAIHGLNSAGARTLHQGDGVTTAVGYWGGLSSRAGLLDDADAAFVATAVSYFDALVTWYETADIGTTGGALNQAVIGKLAEANLRSALNPGHLVSYDEWSHSPVRPGSTETLRSGMVFQVDVIPVPMLPGKALNCEDTVAIADAALRSDLATRHPETWARIEARRAFLRDSIGVSLGEHLLPLSNIQLCLPPLWLKSDHLIVRS, encoded by the coding sequence ATGAGCCATCTACAGACCGTTGCCGTGCCCGAGTTCGGCGTCCCGCTGGTCCGTCCGCAGATCCCGGCGGCAACGCTCGCGGCGCGCTGCGACGATGTCTATCGCCGTGCCGGCACGACCTGGGTGTTCGTCTATGCCGACCGCGAGCACAATGCCAACATCCTGCACCTCAGCGGCTTCGATCCCCGCTTCGAGGAGGCCGTGCTGCTGCTCGGGCCGAATGGCCGCCGCATCGTCGTCACCGGCAATGAATCGGAGAGCTTCACCGCGATTTCGCCGCTGCCCGACCTCGAGGTCAGGCTCAGCCAGTCGATGAGCCTGATGGCCCAGGACCGCACCAAAGCCCCCAAACTCGAAACCGTGCTGCGCGAAGCCGGCCTCAAGGCCGGCGACACGGTCGGCGTCGTCGGCTGGAAGTATCTCGAACCCGAGGAATGGGACGAAGGCGGCCACGGTTTCCTGGTGCCGCACTACATGATCGTGCTGCTCGCCCGGATCTGCGGCGGCTACGAGGCGCTGACCGACGTCACCGCGCTGCTCTCGCATCCGCAGCATGGCTCGCGCAGCATCGTCGACGCCGACCAGATCGCCGCCTTCGAATGGGCCTCGACCCGCGCCTCGGCCTCGGTGTGGAATGTCGTCCGCCACGCCCGCCCCGGCATGCGCGAGATCGAGGCGGCCGCCCACCTCGGCTATGCCGGCGAACCGTTGAGCGCCCACACCATGTTCGCCTCGGGCGACGCCGGCCACGCCATCCATGGCCTCAACAGCGCCGGCGCCCGCACGCTCCACCAGGGCGACGGCGTCACCACCGCCGTCGGCTACTGGGGTGGGCTCAGCTCGCGCGCCGGCCTGCTCGACGATGCGGACGCTGCGTTCGTCGCCACTGCCGTTTCGTATTTCGACGCACTGGTCACCTGGTACGAAACCGCCGATATCGGCACCACCGGCGGCGCCCTCAACCAGGCCGTCATCGGCAAGCTGGCCGAAGCCAACCTCAGATCCGCACTCAACCCCGGCCACCTCGTCAGCTACGACGAGTGGAGCCACTCGCCGGTGCGTCCGGGTTCGACCGAGACGCTGCGCTCGGGCATGGTGTTCCAGGTCGACGTGATCCCGGTGCCGATGCTGCCCGGCAAGGCCCTCAACTGCGAGGACACGGTCGCCATCGCCGACGCGGCGCTGCGCTCCGACCTCGCGACGAGGCACCCCGAGACCTGGGCCCGCATCGAGGCGCGCCGCGCCTTCCTCCGCGACAGCATCGGCGTCAGCCTGGGCGAACACCTGCTGCCGCTCTCCAACATCCAGCTCTGCCTGCCCCCGCTCTGGCTGAAATCGGACCACCTGATCGTCCGGAGCTAG
- a CDS encoding DUF930 domain-containing protein translates to MSEVTPPEPTPPEPPRRTPWAVWGTMASAMLHVGLLAFLLWQPRPDSAEAKPPAAIDVELVRPPEAISASKPPAEDPAEEAAAATLPPAKTPPAEPPPAEQAADPTPSAAETSPPETAVPRTEDKASATAASEPVRGSQTSAKGAPIPLSRPKVRGLTAPASVPDGAVAAVTADTGEMADGTAPPAPSAEPDVATLELGALRSAKRFYLEAMLSVPSMARARAMLETLPPERRLAQTCNIEALAQIGNAGEGFAPDVVMAEAYARSKMTGTQLTASGAIFRSGERWYGLAFDCTLSDDLTSVTAFSYRLGADVTDAVLARLNKT, encoded by the coding sequence ATGAGCGAAGTCACGCCGCCAGAGCCGACGCCCCCCGAGCCGCCAAGGCGTACCCCATGGGCCGTCTGGGGCACGATGGCTTCAGCAATGCTGCATGTGGGGCTGCTGGCGTTCTTGCTCTGGCAGCCGCGGCCCGACAGCGCCGAAGCCAAACCGCCAGCGGCCATCGACGTGGAGCTGGTGCGGCCCCCGGAGGCGATCAGCGCCAGCAAGCCGCCTGCGGAGGACCCAGCGGAGGAGGCCGCGGCGGCGACCTTGCCGCCGGCCAAGACGCCCCCCGCCGAACCGCCACCGGCAGAGCAGGCAGCCGATCCAACGCCATCGGCGGCGGAGACATCTCCGCCCGAAACAGCGGTCCCGAGGACCGAAGACAAGGCCTCCGCCACCGCGGCATCGGAGCCGGTGCGGGGTTCGCAGACCTCGGCAAAGGGAGCCCCGATACCGCTGTCGCGTCCCAAAGTGAGGGGGCTGACCGCCCCAGCCAGCGTGCCGGATGGAGCCGTTGCCGCAGTCACGGCCGACACTGGCGAGATGGCGGACGGAACAGCCCCGCCGGCTCCGTCGGCGGAGCCCGATGTCGCGACGCTTGAGCTCGGCGCGCTGCGCAGCGCCAAGCGCTTCTATCTCGAGGCAATGCTGAGTGTTCCCAGCATGGCGCGGGCGCGCGCGATGCTCGAAACCCTGCCGCCCGAAAGGCGGCTGGCGCAAACCTGTAACATCGAGGCCCTGGCCCAGATCGGAAATGCCGGGGAAGGCTTCGCGCCCGACGTGGTGATGGCGGAAGCCTATGCCAGATCGAAGATGACAGGCACGCAACTGACAGCGAGCGGCGCGATCTTCCGCTCCGGAGAAAGGTGGTATGGCCTCGCTTTCGACTGCACGCTCAGCGACGACCTTACGAGCGTCACTGCGTTTTCCTATCGTCTCGGCGCCGACGTGACCGATGCGGTGCTTGCTCGACTGAACAAGACCTAG
- a CDS encoding alpha/beta fold hydrolase, with protein sequence MPHVTSADGTRIAYDRKGTGPAVILVGGTLDDGAENAPLARLLADHFTVYNYARRGRGASGDTPPYALAREVEDLDALIATAGGSAHVYGASSGGALALEAAAAGSAIDKIAVWDVPYVIGDDQWPRFNQYLADTHEADKAGRDEELLELFMRLTGGPDADIAAYKQYPIWASSVALAHTLVKDAVILNDYKIPTSRLARITQPVLVSTEGPTTEPQFAGLPTDFFDRAAEMIAAAVPQTERHTLNGQGHVVAPELMARVLKTFFNQ encoded by the coding sequence ATGCCCCATGTCACTTCCGCGGACGGCACGAGGATCGCCTACGACCGGAAAGGCACTGGCCCGGCGGTGATCCTCGTCGGCGGCACCCTGGACGACGGCGCTGAGAACGCGCCGCTGGCCCGGCTCCTTGCCGACCATTTCACAGTCTACAATTACGCACGACGTGGCCGGGGTGCCAGCGGCGATACACCGCCATACGCCTTGGCGCGGGAGGTGGAAGACCTCGACGCGCTGATTGCGACAGCCGGCGGCTCAGCTCACGTGTATGGCGCCTCATCTGGCGGCGCCCTCGCGCTGGAGGCAGCAGCGGCAGGTTCGGCGATCGACAAGATCGCCGTGTGGGATGTGCCGTACGTGATCGGGGACGACCAGTGGCCGAGGTTCAACCAGTACCTCGCGGACACCCACGAGGCAGACAAAGCCGGCCGGGACGAGGAGCTCCTGGAACTGTTCATGAGGCTTACCGGCGGACCAGACGCGGACATCGCGGCTTACAAACAGTACCCGATCTGGGCCTCGTCCGTCGCGCTTGCCCACACGCTCGTCAAAGACGCCGTGATCCTCAATGACTACAAGATCCCCACGAGCCGACTTGCCCGCATCACTCAGCCGGTCCTGGTGAGCACCGAGGGTCCGACCACCGAGCCCCAGTTCGCAGGCCTGCCGACCGACTTCTTCGACCGCGCCGCGGAAATGATAGCCGCTGCGGTCCCCCAGACCGAACGACACACGCTCAATGGGCAGGGACATGTCGTCGCCCCCGAACTCATGGCCCGTGTACTGAAGACGTTCTTCAACCAGTAA
- a CDS encoding TetR/AcrR family transcriptional regulator codes for MHESRLKILNATLNVVREKGYHATRIEDVCAAAGLTKGSFFHHFSSKEELAIAAAAHWDVVTGTLFASASYHSAPEPLDRLLGYIELRKALLTNTIPEATCYAGTIVQEAYVTHPAVREACANSIVLHARTLETDIEAAIARSDYRGELTAESLALHTQAVVQGAFILAKALDGMPAALDSLDHLARYFRLLFAVPARRVRKTISREK; via the coding sequence ATGCACGAGTCACGCCTGAAAATTCTGAATGCAACGCTCAACGTCGTCCGGGAGAAGGGCTACCACGCCACCCGCATCGAGGATGTCTGCGCCGCAGCCGGCCTGACGAAGGGCAGCTTCTTTCATCATTTTTCCAGCAAGGAAGAATTGGCCATCGCCGCGGCCGCCCATTGGGATGTGGTCACCGGAACACTATTCGCCTCGGCGAGCTACCATTCCGCGCCGGAGCCGCTCGACCGGCTGCTGGGCTACATCGAACTGCGCAAAGCCCTGCTCACCAACACGATCCCCGAGGCCACCTGCTACGCCGGCACGATCGTGCAGGAAGCCTATGTGACGCATCCCGCCGTTCGCGAGGCCTGCGCCAACAGCATCGTGTTGCACGCGCGGACGCTCGAAACGGATATCGAGGCGGCAATTGCCCGCAGCGACTACAGGGGCGAGCTCACAGCCGAGAGCCTCGCACTGCACACCCAGGCGGTCGTGCAAGGCGCGTTCATCCTCGCCAAAGCGCTGGACGGTATGCCCGCCGCGCTCGACAGCCTCGATCATCTGGCTCGCTACTTCCGGCTGCTCTTTGCTGTGCCGGCGCGACGGGTCCGCAAGACGATTTCAAGGGAGAAGTAG
- a CDS encoding cold-shock protein: MEGTVKFFNTTKGFGFIQPDTGGQDAFFHISAVERSGMTTLNEGQKVSYELEKGRDGKVSATNLRAL, encoded by the coding sequence ATGGAAGGCACCGTAAAGTTCTTCAATACCACCAAGGGTTTCGGTTTCATTCAGCCCGACACTGGCGGTCAGGACGCGTTCTTTCACATTTCGGCCGTTGAGCGGTCCGGCATGACGACGCTCAATGAGGGCCAGAAGGTCAGCTACGAGCTGGAAAAAGGTCGAGATGGCAAGGTTTCGGCCACGAACCTGCGCGCGCTTTGA
- a CDS encoding DUF6894 family protein: MPQFFFHVRRGASLYADPLGQELEDVHAAYTWAIEDARSLIEGQALEGDLRLYSIEVCDANGRVLSVLPIIG; the protein is encoded by the coding sequence ATGCCGCAGTTCTTCTTCCACGTGCGCCGCGGAGCGAGCCTTTACGCCGATCCGCTAGGGCAAGAGCTGGAGGACGTCCATGCGGCCTACACCTGGGCAATTGAAGACGCGCGCTCGCTGATCGAAGGTCAAGCGCTGGAAGGCGACCTGCGACTTTATTCAATTGAAGTATGCGACGCCAACGGTCGGGTACTCTCGGTGCTTCCGATCATCGGGTAG
- the rpsU gene encoding 30S ribosomal protein S21, which produces MQVTVRDNNVDQAMRVLKKRLQREGVFREMKLRKYYEKPSEERVRRQAEAVRRSRKNARKQAIREGLIAAPKSKLFARTARPGPRPQS; this is translated from the coding sequence ATGCAGGTCACCGTTAGGGACAACAATGTCGACCAGGCCATGCGCGTGCTCAAGAAGCGCCTGCAGCGCGAGGGCGTGTTCCGCGAGATGAAGCTCCGTAAGTACTACGAGAAGCCGTCCGAGGAGCGGGTGCGCCGACAGGCCGAGGCCGTGCGGCGTTCGCGCAAGAATGCCCGCAAGCAGGCGATCCGCGAGGGCCTGATCGCAGCACCGAAATCAAAGCTGTTCGCGCGGACTGCCCGCCCGGGTCCGCGGCCGCAATCATGA